In Dioscorea cayenensis subsp. rotundata cultivar TDr96_F1 unplaced genomic scaffold, TDr96_F1_v2_PseudoChromosome.rev07_lg8_w22 25.fasta BLBR01000910.1, whole genome shotgun sequence, the genomic window aaaaattgatcaaaaacTGAAATTTCAATGGATTCTTTAATTGAAACATATACAgagattgggaaaaaaaaaatcattttttagcTATGCCTACATAAATGGCCAGGAAGAGCTCAAGTACCTTAACAGTGGACAAAACCAGAGTAGCATGTCTAGCTTGCCATTCACTAAGATCTTGCCGGACGTTTGACAAAGTTGGGACTTCTTGCATCTCAGGTTCATCTACACACATTACACACAATAAGCACATCCATACTGTACTTCATCTAATGTGCAAAATTGTCAAGCagtaaatcaaaagaattcacAAAAGCATAAGAAAAAGCGCGGGATGAAGCAATCCACCTTCCATTGGGAAATCACGAAACGTGCTGAGAGTGATACCCTTAACGAACTCCCTGAGCTCATCCGTAACACCAAAGCGCTCAAGATCCGCCTGCAGATCAGGTGCAACAGAGGATCCAGATCCATCTGAGGAACCGATGGGGAGGGGGATCTCACCAGCGAGAGCCTTGATCTGGTCAGCACGCTTCAATGCTTCAATCTTGATAGAATCGGCCTTCTTGCTGGCCTCGGCGAataagcattgattttttttaaggtttctgttgcttaaaaaaaaaacagttttgAAAGAAATATTTAGTAAGACACAACTGTAATCATTATCAATTAAGGTATTCATTGCCTTGGAATAATCTTTTTATCTATTGATGATGCGGTCATGGTATTATTTTCACTAGAATAGTTCAAAATCTgatcaataattttttcatctattattaacttttttttttcaccaatTTGCTCAAAATTCACTCCTTTACTTTGatcaagtttatatatatatatatatatatatatatatatatatatatatatatataaaatatggataaaccactacttTATTGAAAAGGGAGGttttgtaatattaaaaaaaatttgtaatagTTGTTGCCTTCCCATTAATGTTCTAAactttattgataaaattaatagcatccaatatattatttatttttggatttattactccttgtataaaatattaaacttctctctaaattaataaatattcattttatagAGGTTTTGATGTAATAAATGAGTCTCAAAGTTATTTGTCTACCTTTCTAAGGATCTTTGAGAATAGATTTAATCTTCTATTTGGTTCCTCTAGTTAGGTCAAATTACTCCTTTAGTTTCCTTATTTGAATTTAGCTACATGAATACCTACATTATTTCATTTTGCAAATTTCAATCTACCGATGAACAGAAGTTGgcatagcatttttttttttattaaaattttattttaaaaagtcgGAAGGGAATAAAACCCGGTTAATTATGTAACCAACCATAATTAAACTAAACTAATCTCCTCTCCACCACTCTCCTCTACCTTATGGACCTGATTCTTCATCCATCGCCGCCCCCACAGAGCCATCACCGCCACCTCCTACATTCGTATTCAACCTCAATCGCAGCTCCATACCCCTGAATTAGAGGAACAACCTGGGCTAGAGAAATAAGTCAAAGTATTGCCAAATTGGATGATGAAGGAAACATGGCAAGGTTTGTGCTCCCCCAACTTCCCTACTATCTCAGCCCAATCAGGTAGAGAAGCAtggtatgtgtttttttattattttatttatcaattagtGTTTGTATTATAGATGGTTGATTAATAGCAATGTACATTGTAAACAATTCCAATCTAAGCAAGATGCattgtaacaaaaattcaacccTTTAATCGAAATCGATAATTTTCTTTCACAAGTTATTGGGATGCGCCTATTATAGCTAATTTGATGTACATATTCAAACTATTATCAACAAACCAATCAGCAACAAAACAATCACAtattaaacaaaacaatctACATCAATGTCacaatgtactcaattttcaTCTAAATAGAATGTATTGTAACATATATAGTTTCATCTTGTCAATCAAAACAATCAGTTAACTTGAAGTAGACTTTGAAACCATTAGCAGCAAAACAATCACATTTTGAGCAAAATTATCAACATCAGCCACATTGTACCCAATTgataattttcatcaaaattaaacattagcATTGTACGTGCTCTTGATCTCCAATTAGTGCAGCCAATGCCAAATTCATTTATTTGGCATGAATTTTCTATTTCCTGATTATAATAATTGCATTAATTCCATTGAAtatactaaatacaaaaaaaaaaattgtgataagAAGCAACAAACTTcaaatttcattgattatatgaAATTTACAAAAGCAACAATTTGTTCTTCATAACTGTTGCACATATTAAACAAAACGATAGTGGGTTGAACTTGGTTCTTTACATAGTATTTAAGaagtttgaaataaaataaaccctaCTATAGAAAAGCTAGCCCTAAACAattgttttgtttcttcaaaGTTAAGGATTAGTTACAACAACAATCAGGGGCGGAGGAAGAGGGGGGCAATTAAGGAGGGCGGCCGCCTCCCCTGCCGCCGGCGGCCCCCCTCccccttctctctttctcccttTTTCCGTACACTCTCTCTTTCCGTCTGTCCCCCTTTGCCCCTCGcccaccctctctctctctctctgtctctctctctctctcactctttctctctaattagttttttattctcTCTCTTCCCCCTCTCTTTtttcccctctctctctctttaaaattagttttttattctctctctcttccggccccctatctctctctttctatgtttttattttttatttttttaaattatctctctctattgtttttttttatttttaaaaaaattaatttttttataaattaatagattTAGTCTAAAACAACCAAAATAGCATATAACCTAACAGTACTTAACAACTTAACAAAATCTCTAGTttaaaactcattaaaaacaataatagtaacgGGTCGACATCGATTGTGGGTATAAGTTTGTAACCCAAACTCTTCATCCCCGATTAAGAGTGCGtggattaaataattaaatttcatttcgTGCGCATGCCCCAAATCTATACAGCACTTGTcacttttgttaaaaaaaatctaaaacacaattttttaaaaaaaaaatattatcaaaaatttattatttgatttattaatattttataaatttctttatgtagcatttttataaatctatgttttagttttaattttttttacaaattaatttatataatatataaaattacatttttagcatagatttttaaacatttaattt contains:
- the LOC120255258 gene encoding uncharacterized protein LOC120255258 produces the protein MELRLRLNTNVGGGGDGSVGAAMDEESDLKKNQCLFAEASKKADSIKIEALKRADQIKALAGEIPLPIGSSDGSGSSVAPDLQADLERFGVTDELREFVKGITLSTFRDFPMEDEPEMQEVPTLSNVRQDLSEWQARHATLVLSTVKEISKFRYELCPRYMKERKFWRIYFILVSNYVAPYEKQYAEEVTMKANEQSSSDRLREASTATPVSKDEVKETKSEPKGSSSKIEQDLDVFLLGDLGSEDDGPDGGDDGFDDDFDKNGKMGLESDEDGEGEKKS